A window of the Calditerricola satsumensis genome harbors these coding sequences:
- a CDS encoding NAD-dependent epimerase/dehydratase family protein: MNILVTGAAGFIGSHLCERLLDAGHTVIGVDALLNPSLRPLKRRNLTALLPHPRFRFVEAAIQTADWATLLDGVDAIFHLAGMPGVRTSWGANFSAYVEHNILATQRLLEACARRPLQRFVFASTSSVYGHQTGKVAETRLPAPLSPYGVTKLAGEHLCRAYAERDGLPVVILRYFTVYGPRQRPDMAFHRFIRALLVGEPIPLYGDGHQTRDFTYIADCIDGTVAALTAPDAVGETINIGGTERASLREVIALLEDLTGRRATIAQHDAPQGEPRHTWADISKAQRLLGYRPQVDLRTGLARQIDDLERLYARESV; this comes from the coding sequence ATGAACATTCTCGTCACCGGAGCCGCCGGCTTCATCGGGTCCCACCTGTGTGAACGCCTGCTGGATGCGGGCCACACGGTGATTGGCGTTGACGCCCTGCTCAACCCGTCCTTGCGCCCCCTCAAACGGCGCAACCTGACGGCGCTTCTTCCCCACCCGCGCTTCCGGTTCGTCGAGGCGGCCATCCAAACGGCCGATTGGGCGACGCTCCTCGACGGCGTGGACGCCATCTTCCACCTGGCCGGCATGCCCGGCGTGCGCACCAGCTGGGGCGCCAACTTTTCCGCCTACGTGGAGCACAACATCCTGGCCACGCAGCGGCTCCTGGAAGCCTGCGCGCGCCGTCCCCTGCAGCGGTTCGTGTTCGCCTCCACCTCTTCGGTCTACGGACACCAGACGGGCAAGGTTGCGGAAACCCGCTTGCCGGCTCCCCTGTCGCCCTACGGCGTCACGAAGCTGGCCGGGGAACACCTCTGCCGGGCCTATGCCGAACGGGACGGCCTTCCCGTCGTCATCCTGCGCTACTTTACCGTGTACGGCCCGCGGCAGCGGCCGGACATGGCCTTTCACCGCTTTATCCGTGCGCTGCTTGTGGGCGAGCCCATCCCTCTGTACGGGGATGGCCACCAGACGCGCGACTTCACCTACATCGCCGATTGCATCGACGGCACCGTTGCCGCGCTCACCGCTCCAGATGCGGTGGGCGAAACGATCAACATCGGCGGAACCGAGCGCGCCAGCCTGCGCGAGGTGATCGCCCTCCTGGAAGACCTGACCGGACGACGCGCCACGATCGCCCAGCACGACGCGCCGCAGGGCGAACCCCGGCACACCTGGGCCGACATCTCCAAAGCCCAGCGGCTCCTCGGTTACCGTCCCCAAGTGGACCTGCGCACCGGGCTGGCCCGCCAGATCGACGATCTCGAGCGCCTCTACGCGAGGGAATCGGTATGA
- a CDS encoding CotS family spore coat protein — translation MRRRPRRHRARPCHPRGDRTRRTPRQPRHPPPRHRHRRRLPRRWCRPPIPRASRSCAGPRRGVEGRLPAPAPRPRHEPLAAERRLSGCRGKEETRHVNAHAPIDPQTDPVVPNVLERYPLPVSDVRLLSDKGKKAVWEIRSKAGVYVLKKTPLPAERQRFLNTAVHHLRRGGATLPAIIPTATGDDFVPVERSCYVLYEAVEGRAPNYEDADDLREILRSLAAFHRASRGYSPPPDARERSHLGRWERSYELRLAKLRFYAERAVYEDHPVALAVRETSATFLREAETALALLHQPAYRQWVEKVGEERNLCHQDYAAGNLIVTEAGIAAIDTDSLTVDLPARDLRKILNKVMKKLGWDEARTHAMLAAYHSVHPLTADEYAVVAADLRFPHLYYGIVTKAFEDRAADWTPDKLLAKLHETIDTETAKMRVLDRWNDIVAAVLTGT, via the coding sequence ATGCGCCGGAGACCCCGGCGGCACCGAGCACGCCCCTGCCACCCAAGAGGGGATCGGACGCGCCGGACACCCCGGCAGCCTCGACACCCGCCGCCCCGCCATCGCCACCGGCGACGCCTGCCCCGCAGGTGGTGTCGCCCGCCAATCCCGCGAGCGTCCCGCTCGTGCGCCGGCCCGCGGCGCGGGGTGGAAGGCCGCCTTCCCGCCCCCGCACCGCGTCCGCGCCACGAACCGCTCGCCGCGGAGCGCCGCCTAAGCGGTTGCAGAGGAAAGGAGGAAACCCGCCACGTGAACGCCCACGCACCGATCGACCCGCAAACGGATCCCGTCGTCCCCAACGTCCTCGAGCGGTACCCCCTTCCCGTGTCCGACGTCCGTCTGCTGTCGGACAAAGGAAAAAAAGCGGTGTGGGAAATCCGCTCCAAAGCCGGCGTGTACGTCCTCAAAAAAACGCCGCTCCCCGCAGAACGGCAGCGCTTTCTCAACACCGCCGTCCACCACTTGCGGCGCGGCGGAGCAACCCTCCCGGCCATCATCCCAACGGCCACCGGCGACGACTTCGTCCCCGTTGAGCGGTCATGCTACGTCCTGTACGAGGCTGTCGAGGGGCGCGCCCCCAACTATGAGGATGCCGACGATTTGCGGGAGATCCTGCGGTCGCTCGCGGCCTTTCACCGCGCCTCGCGGGGGTATTCCCCCCCGCCGGATGCGCGGGAACGCTCCCATCTCGGACGGTGGGAGCGGTCGTACGAACTGCGGTTGGCCAAGCTTCGTTTCTATGCCGAACGGGCGGTTTACGAGGATCACCCCGTGGCGCTCGCCGTTCGCGAGACCAGCGCAACGTTTCTGCGGGAAGCCGAAACCGCCTTGGCCCTCCTTCACCAGCCCGCCTACCGCCAATGGGTGGAAAAGGTCGGGGAAGAGCGAAACCTCTGCCACCAAGACTACGCCGCCGGCAACTTAATCGTCACGGAGGCGGGCATCGCCGCCATCGACACCGACTCCCTTACCGTGGACCTGCCCGCGCGGGATTTGCGAAAGATTCTGAACAAGGTCATGAAGAAACTGGGGTGGGACGAAGCGCGGACACACGCCATGCTCGCTGCCTACCACTCGGTTCACCCGCTCACCGCCGATGAATACGCCGTTGTCGCTGCCGATTTGCGTTTCCCGCACCTCTACTACGGCATCGTCACGAAAGCCTTCGAAGACCGCGCGGCCGACTGGACGCCCGATAAGCTGCTGGCCAAGCTGCACGAAACGATCGACACCGAAACGGCAAAAATGCGCGTGCTGGACCGTTGGAACGACATCGTCGCGGCCGTTTTGACGGGAACCTGA
- a CDS encoding spore coat protein — MAQTQPAAHLGAHEVMEIHEVLSNAINCINTFQLYRPHVQDQQLATILDNQLRFAVQEYDNMVAVLNRRGAGQAVPYRPVSRNLTPMYGLRNPAPASPNASANAIDDRDVASAVLGCHKASASLRMHAALECADPELRRMLMQGATNCAEQAYEVFQWMNQKGYYQVPTLQVNTTQTMTALYQPAPPGLHTGVQ, encoded by the coding sequence ATGGCGCAAACGCAACCGGCTGCCCACTTGGGCGCCCATGAGGTGATGGAGATCCACGAGGTGCTCTCCAACGCCATCAATTGCATCAACACCTTCCAGCTGTACCGCCCGCACGTCCAAGATCAACAACTGGCCACCATCTTGGACAACCAGCTGCGTTTCGCCGTTCAGGAATACGACAACATGGTGGCCGTTTTGAATCGCCGCGGGGCGGGACAGGCCGTGCCCTATCGCCCGGTGAGCCGCAACCTGACGCCGATGTACGGGTTGCGCAATCCCGCTCCGGCGTCCCCCAACGCTTCGGCCAACGCGATCGACGACCGCGACGTGGCGTCCGCGGTGCTCGGTTGCCACAAAGCCTCGGCCAGCTTGCGCATGCACGCCGCGCTGGAATGCGCCGACCCCGAGCTGCGCCGCATGCTGATGCAAGGGGCGACGAACTGCGCCGAGCAGGCCTATGAGGTCTTCCAATGGATGAACCAAAAGGGGTACTACCAGGTGCCGACCTTGCAGGTCAACACCACCCAGACGATGACGGCCCTGTACCAGCCGGCGCCCCCCGGCCTGCACACGGGCGTGCAGTGA